One window from the genome of Serinibacter salmoneus encodes:
- a CDS encoding DLW-39 family protein, which produces MKKFLLIALVAGIAVIVAREAASEREERKLWREITDPLEG; this is translated from the coding sequence ATGAAGAAGTTTCTCCTGATCGCCCTGGTCGCCGGCATCGCCGTGATCGTGGCTCGCGAGGCTGCCTCCGAGCGCGAGGAGCGCAAGCTCTGGCGCGAGATCACCGATCCGCTCGAGGGCTAG
- a CDS encoding DUF3566 domain-containing protein → MSEPTGGDDQNTVRPVMRTSVKIPAGSGTAPSREVPSDEESGEAPSAPSGKANEETWAATASPAQEDPPSIPPQGSRVESSGGSAAPAQTQPSPPPRSTGAARRVRLSVSRVDPWSVMKLGFLLSVAAGIVMVVATVVAWQVLNAMGVFTDLESLVTDLDAMAQFGTVLEYLRMRNIMSLATIFAIINVALLTALSALGAFLYNIVAALVGGVHLTLTDD, encoded by the coding sequence ATGAGCGAGCCGACAGGCGGGGACGACCAGAACACGGTGCGTCCTGTGATGCGCACCTCCGTCAAGATCCCGGCCGGCAGTGGTACGGCACCGAGCCGCGAGGTGCCCAGCGACGAGGAGTCCGGCGAGGCGCCCAGCGCACCCAGCGGCAAGGCGAACGAGGAGACCTGGGCGGCCACGGCGTCGCCGGCCCAGGAGGATCCGCCCTCGATCCCGCCTCAGGGTTCGCGCGTCGAGTCCTCCGGTGGCTCCGCTGCACCCGCACAGACGCAACCGAGCCCGCCGCCGCGGAGCACCGGCGCCGCGCGCCGGGTGCGACTGTCCGTCTCCCGTGTGGACCCGTGGTCGGTGATGAAGCTCGGCTTCCTGCTGAGTGTGGCCGCCGGGATCGTCATGGTGGTGGCGACCGTGGTGGCGTGGCAGGTTCTCAACGCGATGGGCGTGTTCACGGACCTGGAGTCCCTGGTGACCGACCTCGACGCGATGGCGCAGTTCGGCACCGTGCTGGAGTACCTGCGGATGCGCAACATCATGTCGCTCGCCACGATCTTCGCGATCATCAACGTGGCCCTGTTGACGGCGCTGTCCGCCCTCGGGGCGTTCCTGTACAACATCGTGGCGGCGCTCGTCGGCGGGGTGCACCTCACCCTCACCGACGACTGA
- the gyrA gene encoding DNA gyrase subunit A — MTQPPDDNQPVVPEGAAFGGRVEQVDLQLEMQRSYLDYAMSVIVGRALPEVRDGLKPVHRRVLYAMFDGGYRPDSSFSKCTRVVGEVMGNYHPHGDSAIYDTLVRLVQPWVMRYPLVTGQGNFGSAGDDQAAAPRYTECKLAPLAMEMVRDIDKNTVDFGDNYDGRTREPLVLPARYPNLLVNGSAGIAVGMATNIPPHNLREVAAGAQWFLENPDASNSELLAALLQRIKGPDFPTGAQILGVRGIEDAYRTGRGSITMRAVVEVEEIQNRQCLVVTELPYQVNPDRLAAKIAELVRDGKIAGIADLRDETSGRAGQRLVIVLKRDAVAKVVLNNLYKHTQLQDTFGANMLALVDGVPRTLSLDAFIRHWVDHQIEVIVRRTQYLLDEAEKRIHILRGLLKALDALDEVIALIRRSPSAEEARGGLMALLGIDEIQATAILDMQLRRLAALERQRIIDDHDKLEAQITDYQSILATPARQRTIVSEELAAIVEKFGDERRSTILPFDGEMNVEDLIPVEDIVVTMTRGGYVKRTRTDNYRAQRRGGKGVRGASLRGDDVVSTFMVTTTHNWLLVFTNLGRVYRLKGYELPEGGRDSKGQHIANLLAFQPGEEVASVLALRDYTQAEYLVLATKRGLVKKTRLAEYDSSRTAGVIAINLRTDESGEIDEVVAARLVNADQDLLLVSRFGQSIRFTATDEALRPMSRSTSGVTGMKFREDDELLSMDVVHDDATLFTVTDGGFAKRTLVSEYRIQGRGGYGIKVAKVTEDRGALVGALVADPDDEVLVIMERGKVVRSAVGEVGITGRNTQGVTFAKPDNGDRIIAVALGERGTGEDSVEEAAQAAAQVEAADGDTVASEATATPDEGGSPNEEETS, encoded by the coding sequence CCAGACGACAACCAGCCCGTGGTGCCCGAGGGTGCCGCGTTCGGCGGCCGCGTCGAGCAGGTCGACCTGCAGTTGGAGATGCAGCGCTCCTACCTCGACTACGCGATGAGCGTGATCGTGGGGCGCGCGCTCCCGGAGGTGCGCGACGGCCTCAAGCCGGTGCACCGCCGCGTGCTGTACGCCATGTTCGACGGCGGCTACCGCCCCGACTCCTCCTTCTCCAAGTGCACCCGCGTGGTGGGCGAGGTGATGGGGAACTACCACCCGCACGGCGACAGCGCGATCTACGACACCCTCGTGCGGCTCGTGCAGCCCTGGGTGATGCGCTATCCACTGGTGACGGGGCAGGGCAACTTCGGCTCCGCCGGTGATGATCAGGCCGCCGCCCCCCGGTACACCGAGTGCAAGCTCGCCCCGCTGGCCATGGAGATGGTCCGCGACATCGACAAGAACACGGTGGACTTCGGGGACAACTACGACGGCCGCACCCGCGAGCCGCTGGTCCTGCCCGCCCGGTACCCCAATCTGCTGGTCAACGGCAGCGCCGGCATCGCCGTGGGTATGGCGACGAACATCCCGCCGCACAATCTGCGCGAGGTGGCTGCCGGTGCGCAGTGGTTCCTGGAGAACCCGGACGCGAGCAACTCCGAGCTGCTCGCCGCGCTGCTGCAGCGGATCAAGGGACCGGACTTCCCCACCGGTGCCCAGATACTCGGGGTGCGCGGTATCGAGGACGCCTACCGCACCGGCCGTGGCTCGATCACGATGCGCGCCGTGGTGGAGGTCGAGGAGATCCAGAACCGCCAGTGCCTCGTGGTCACCGAGTTGCCGTACCAGGTCAACCCCGATCGGCTCGCCGCGAAGATCGCCGAACTGGTCCGCGACGGCAAGATCGCCGGCATCGCCGACCTGCGTGATGAGACCTCCGGTCGCGCCGGTCAGCGCCTCGTCATCGTGCTCAAGCGCGACGCCGTGGCCAAGGTGGTACTGAACAACCTCTACAAGCACACCCAGCTGCAGGACACCTTCGGCGCGAACATGTTGGCGCTGGTGGACGGTGTGCCCCGCACGCTGAGCCTGGACGCGTTCATCCGGCACTGGGTGGACCACCAGATCGAGGTCATCGTCCGGCGCACCCAGTACCTGCTGGACGAGGCCGAGAAGCGCATCCACATCCTGCGCGGCCTGCTCAAGGCGCTGGATGCCCTGGACGAGGTGATCGCGCTGATCCGGCGTTCCCCCTCGGCCGAGGAGGCCCGCGGTGGCTTGATGGCGTTGCTGGGAATCGACGAGATCCAGGCGACCGCCATCCTGGACATGCAGCTGCGGCGCCTCGCGGCGTTGGAGCGGCAACGGATCATCGACGACCACGACAAGCTCGAGGCGCAGATCACGGACTACCAGTCCATCCTCGCCACCCCGGCGCGGCAGCGCACGATCGTCTCGGAGGAGCTCGCGGCGATCGTGGAGAAGTTCGGGGACGAACGCCGCTCCACGATCCTGCCCTTCGACGGCGAGATGAACGTCGAGGACCTCATCCCTGTCGAGGACATCGTGGTGACGATGACCCGCGGTGGATACGTCAAGCGCACCCGTACCGACAACTACCGCGCGCAGAGGCGGGGCGGTAAGGGTGTGCGCGGCGCAAGTCTGCGCGGGGACGACGTGGTCAGCACCTTCATGGTGACCACCACGCACAACTGGCTGCTGGTGTTCACCAACCTGGGGCGGGTGTACCGGCTCAAGGGGTACGAGCTGCCCGAGGGTGGCCGCGACTCCAAGGGGCAGCACATCGCCAACCTGCTGGCCTTCCAGCCGGGTGAGGAGGTTGCGAGCGTGCTCGCGCTGCGGGACTACACGCAGGCCGAGTACCTGGTGCTGGCGACCAAGCGCGGTCTGGTGAAGAAGACCCGCCTGGCGGAGTACGACTCCTCCCGCACCGCGGGCGTGATCGCCATCAACCTGCGCACCGATGAGTCGGGCGAGATCGACGAGGTGGTGGCCGCCCGGCTCGTGAACGCGGATCAGGATCTGCTGTTGGTATCCCGGTTCGGGCAGTCCATCCGGTTCACCGCCACGGACGAGGCCCTGCGGCCCATGTCCCGCAGCACCTCCGGGGTGACGGGGATGAAGTTCCGCGAGGACGATGAGCTGCTCTCGATGGACGTGGTGCACGACGACGCCACCCTGTTCACGGTGACCGACGGCGGCTTCGCCAAGCGCACCCTGGTGAGCGAGTACCGCATCCAGGGCCGAGGCGGCTACGGCATCAAGGTCGCCAAGGTCACCGAGGACCGCGGCGCCCTGGTCGGGGCCCTGGTCGCCGACCCGGACGACGAGGTGCTCGTGATCATGGAGCGCGGCAAGGTGGTGCGCTCCGCCGTCGGGGAGGTCGGTATCACCGGCCGCAACACCCAGGGCGTCACCTTCGCCAAGCCCGACAACGGTGACCGGATCATCGCGGTCGCCCTCGGTGAGCGTGGCACCGGTGAGGATTCCGTGGAGGAGGCAGCGCAGGCCGCAGCCCAGGTCGAGGCGGCGGACGGCGATACCGTAGCGTCGGAGGCTACGGCCACTCCCGATGAGGGTGGGTCACCGAACGAGGAAGAGACGTCATGA